GGAGAAGGAGGGCGCCGTGGTGAAGAAGGGCCACGACGAGGGGTTGAAGATGGCCGTGGCGCTGCTGGAGGAGTTCGGCCTGCCGCTGGGGCTCCTGCCGCTGGAGGACGTGACCGAGGTCGGGTTCGTGCGCGACACGGGGTACATGTGGATCAACCAGCGCAAGAAGGTGGAGCACAAGTTCAGCAAGATCGGCAAGCAGGTGAGCTACGACGTGGAGATCACCGGCTACATCAAGCCCAAGGGCATCAAGAAGCTCAAGGGCGTCAAGGCCAAGGAGCTTATGCTCTGGCCGCCCGTCAACGAGATGGCCGTCGACGAC
This sequence is a window from Setaria italica strain Yugu1 chromosome III, Setaria_italica_v2.0, whole genome shotgun sequence. Protein-coding genes within it:
- the LOC101781977 gene encoding uncharacterized protein LOC101781977, producing MAEKEGAVVKKGHDEGLKMAVALLEEFGLPLGLLPLEDVTEVGFVRDTGYMWINQRKKVEHKFSKIGKQVSYDVEITGYIKPKGIKKLKGVKAKELMLWPPVNEMAVDDPPTGKIHFKSLAGVTKTFPVDAFAAGQ